A stretch of the Flavobacterium aquiphilum genome encodes the following:
- a CDS encoding alpha-L-arabinofuranosidase C-terminal domain-containing protein, which yields MKPNLITKITLCGLLLNGIYANAQKTTLEVNTTKTITKIQPTMYGVFFEDINFAADGGLYAEMVKNRSFEFETPLMGWIQPKSDRHSYNKESGIATTINVLENKTNPNFCRVLVNDDKGYELINEGFRGMGIKKDAKYNLSLKASNPSGSIKKIIIQFIDKDKKVLGETSISPSASDWQNYTAQLTATQTEAKAKLKITFEGTGTIDLDMISLFPEETWNNRKNGLRKDIVQLLYDLKPGFLRFPGGCIVEGKTLAQRYQWKKTVGDVDKRETLINRWNMEFAHKLAPDYFQTFGLGFFEYFQLAEDIGAAPLPILSCGMACQFNTGELVPLAELDPYVQDALDLIEFANGGVDTPWGKVRADMGHPKPFNLKHIGVGNEQWGPQYIERYKVFEKAIKAKYPTITIVSGAGPFPEGDYFEYGMQELKKLNAQIVDEHYYKNPKWFRENATRYDNYDRKGPKVFAGEYAAQSVAIASPDNKNNWECAFSEAAFMTGLERNAEVVYLTSYAPLMAHAEAWQWTPDMIWFNNLESYGSANYYVQKLFSNNKGTDLLSITKDGKALIGQNDLFASAVKDENTKEIIVKLVNTSAKAQDVTVDLKGSKLQSNGKLITLTSANLQDENSFAEPKKISPKESEYALKGEKAQLNLPAYSVSVLKLKMK from the coding sequence ATGAAACCGAATTTAATAACCAAAATAACACTTTGCGGGCTGTTGCTAAACGGTATTTATGCCAATGCCCAAAAAACGACTCTCGAAGTAAACACCACTAAAACCATAACCAAAATTCAACCTACGATGTATGGGGTGTTTTTTGAAGATATCAATTTTGCTGCCGATGGCGGTCTGTATGCCGAAATGGTAAAAAACCGTTCTTTCGAATTTGAAACGCCACTTATGGGCTGGATACAACCAAAGAGCGACAGACATTCGTACAACAAAGAATCGGGTATTGCTACGACGATCAACGTATTGGAAAACAAGACCAATCCTAATTTTTGCCGAGTTCTTGTAAACGATGACAAAGGTTACGAATTAATCAATGAAGGATTCCGCGGCATGGGAATCAAGAAAGACGCAAAATACAATCTTTCACTAAAAGCGTCGAACCCAAGTGGAAGCATCAAAAAAATCATTATCCAATTTATTGATAAAGACAAAAAAGTATTAGGTGAGACTAGCATTTCCCCATCGGCTTCTGACTGGCAAAACTACACAGCGCAATTAACAGCTACTCAAACCGAAGCTAAAGCTAAATTAAAAATCACTTTTGAAGGAACAGGAACTATCGATTTGGATATGATTTCACTATTCCCGGAAGAAACTTGGAACAACAGAAAAAATGGATTACGTAAAGACATCGTACAATTATTATATGATTTGAAACCGGGATTCCTTAGATTCCCTGGTGGTTGTATTGTTGAAGGAAAAACTTTGGCACAACGCTATCAATGGAAAAAAACAGTTGGCGATGTAGATAAAAGAGAAACGCTAATCAACCGTTGGAATATGGAATTTGCTCATAAACTGGCTCCTGATTATTTTCAAACTTTCGGATTAGGATTCTTTGAATATTTCCAACTTGCCGAAGATATTGGAGCAGCACCTCTACCTATCTTGAGTTGCGGAATGGCTTGTCAGTTCAACACAGGTGAATTGGTTCCTTTAGCCGAATTGGATCCTTATGTTCAAGACGCCTTAGACTTAATTGAATTTGCAAACGGAGGTGTTGATACGCCTTGGGGTAAAGTTCGTGCCGATATGGGACACCCAAAACCATTCAACTTAAAACACATCGGAGTTGGAAACGAACAATGGGGACCACAATACATCGAAAGATATAAAGTTTTTGAAAAAGCCATCAAAGCCAAATACCCAACAATTACGATTGTTTCGGGAGCAGGACCGTTTCCTGAAGGAGATTATTTTGAGTATGGCATGCAGGAACTTAAGAAATTGAATGCCCAAATTGTAGACGAGCATTACTATAAAAATCCAAAATGGTTTAGAGAAAATGCTACTCGTTATGACAATTACGACCGCAAAGGACCAAAAGTATTTGCCGGTGAATATGCTGCTCAAAGTGTCGCGATTGCAAGTCCTGATAATAAAAACAACTGGGAATGTGCTTTCTCTGAAGCGGCTTTCATGACTGGTTTGGAACGTAACGCCGAAGTAGTTTATCTAACTTCTTATGCTCCACTGATGGCTCACGCCGAAGCTTGGCAATGGACACCGGACATGATTTGGTTCAATAACTTGGAATCTTATGGTTCGGCTAATTATTATGTCCAAAAGTTATTCTCAAACAATAAAGGAACCGATTTATTATCTATAACCAAAGATGGTAAAGCACTTATTGGACAAAACGATTTGTTTGCATCAGCGGTGAAAGATGAAAACACCAAAGAGATAATCGTAAAATTAGTAAATACGTCGGCAAAAGCACAAGACGTAACCGTTGACTTAAAAGGTAGTAAACTGCAATCAAATGGAAAGTTAATCACATTGACAAGTGCAAACCTGCAAGACGAAAATTCATTTGCAGAACCTAAAAAAATAAGCCCAAAAGAAAGCGAATATGCCTTGAAAGGAGAGAAAGCACAATTGAACCTTCCAGCCTACTCGGTGTCTGTTTTAAAGTTGAAAATGAAATAA
- a CDS encoding ribulokinase — MKNYVIGLDYGSDSVRAVLIDTENGQELASNVCDYKRWKNKEYCNASINQFRQHPLDHIEGLETTIKYVVENSKVDPSLIRSICIDTTGSSPVPVAEDGTPLALTKGFEHNPNAMMVLWKDHTAINEANEINELAANWGGEDFTKYEGGIYSSEWFWAKILHVAREDEAVKKAAYTWMEHCDLMTYLLIDNKDLKSFKRSRCAAGHKAMWHEDWNGLPPVEFLEKLDPYLASLRGKLYDETYTSDLVAGNLNQEWATRLGLSTDTVIAVGTFDAHSGAVGAKIEEHTLVRVMGTSTCDIIVDTKESIGSKTVRGICGQVDGSVIPGYIGLEAGQSAFGDVLAWYKELLMWPTENLLTSSTLLTAEQKEQLKAEIGDNLIKELTIEAEKIPLSESVPIALDWINGRRTPDANQELKSAISNLSLGTKAPHVFKSLVNAICFGSKKIVDRFEEEGVRIDTVIGIGGVARKSPFIMQTLANVLNKPIKVAISDQAPALGAAIYAAVAAGIYPNVIEASQKMGSPFESEYTPQLDKVAAYNKLLLAYEQLSAFADPSIKKQHNELYI; from the coding sequence ATGAAAAATTATGTAATAGGATTAGATTACGGCTCAGATTCTGTTCGTGCGGTATTGATAGATACTGAAAATGGACAGGAATTGGCATCAAACGTTTGCGATTACAAGCGATGGAAAAACAAAGAATATTGTAACGCCTCAATAAACCAGTTTCGCCAACATCCTTTGGATCATATCGAAGGATTAGAAACTACAATAAAATATGTGGTAGAAAACAGCAAAGTGGATCCGTCCTTGATACGAAGCATTTGTATTGACACAACCGGATCTTCTCCTGTGCCAGTTGCCGAAGATGGAACTCCATTGGCACTGACTAAAGGTTTTGAACATAATCCAAATGCCATGATGGTGTTATGGAAAGATCACACAGCTATAAACGAAGCTAACGAAATCAATGAATTGGCTGCCAATTGGGGTGGCGAAGATTTTACCAAATACGAAGGAGGAATCTATTCTTCTGAATGGTTTTGGGCTAAAATCCTTCATGTTGCCAGAGAAGACGAAGCAGTTAAAAAAGCGGCTTATACTTGGATGGAACATTGCGACTTGATGACGTATTTGTTAATCGACAATAAAGATTTGAAATCGTTCAAAAGAAGCCGTTGCGCAGCAGGTCACAAAGCAATGTGGCACGAAGACTGGAATGGTTTGCCTCCTGTTGAATTTTTAGAAAAATTAGATCCTTATTTGGCTTCTCTTCGTGGAAAATTATACGATGAAACTTATACTTCCGATTTAGTTGCAGGTAACTTAAACCAAGAATGGGCAACTCGTTTGGGACTTTCAACTGATACTGTTATCGCAGTGGGAACATTCGATGCTCACTCTGGAGCAGTAGGTGCAAAAATCGAAGAACACACTTTGGTTCGCGTTATGGGAACCTCAACCTGTGATATTATTGTTGACACCAAAGAATCTATCGGATCAAAAACTGTTCGTGGAATCTGCGGACAAGTTGACGGATCGGTAATTCCCGGATACATCGGACTTGAAGCCGGACAATCTGCTTTTGGAGATGTATTGGCTTGGTACAAAGAATTATTAATGTGGCCAACCGAAAATTTATTGACTTCTTCTACTCTTTTGACAGCAGAACAAAAAGAACAATTGAAAGCGGAAATCGGTGATAACCTTATCAAAGAACTAACTATTGAAGCTGAAAAAATTCCTTTGTCTGAAAGTGTGCCAATCGCACTGGATTGGATCAACGGGCGACGAACTCCAGATGCTAATCAGGAACTTAAAAGCGCCATTTCTAACTTATCATTAGGAACCAAAGCGCCTCATGTATTCAAATCTTTAGTAAATGCTATTTGTTTTGGATCTAAAAAAATCGTAGATCGTTTTGAAGAAGAAGGTGTTCGAATTGACACTGTAATCGGAATTGGTGGTGTGGCTCGTAAATCTCCATTCATCATGCAAACTTTGGCCAATGTGCTAAACAAACCAATCAAAGTAGCGATTTCTGACCAGGCACCAGCATTGGGAGCTGCCATTTATGCTGCTGTTGCTGCCGGAATTTATCCAAATGTAATTGAGGCTAGCCAAAAAATGGGAAGCCCTTTTGAAAGTGAATATACTCCACAACTAGACAAAGTAGCCGCTTACAATAAATTGCTTTTGGCTTACGAACAATTAAGTGCATTTGCAGATCCATCTATTAAAAAACAACATAATGAGCTCTATATATAA
- a CDS encoding L-ribulose-5-phosphate 4-epimerase, whose translation MSSIYKDLKQECYEANMQLNALNLVVYTFGNVSAVDRKNGVFAIKPSGVPYEDLKPEDIVIVDFDNNIIEGTMRPSSDTKTHAYLYKNWPNIGGVAHTHATYSVAWAQSQRDIPIFGTTHADHLTADIPCAPPMADSLIEGNYEHNTGIQILDCFKEKNLSYEEVEMILIGNHGPFAWGKNAAKAVYNSKVLEVVAEMAYLTLQINPTAPRLKDSLIKKHYERKHGKDSYYGQ comes from the coding sequence ATGAGCTCTATATATAAAGATTTAAAACAAGAATGCTACGAAGCGAATATGCAGTTGAACGCATTGAATTTGGTAGTTTATACTTTTGGAAACGTTAGCGCAGTCGACAGAAAAAATGGTGTTTTCGCCATTAAACCAAGCGGTGTTCCTTACGAAGACCTAAAACCGGAAGATATTGTCATTGTCGATTTTGACAACAACATTATCGAAGGAACCATGCGTCCATCTTCGGACACAAAAACACATGCGTATTTATACAAAAACTGGCCAAACATTGGTGGAGTAGCGCATACTCACGCGACTTATTCGGTAGCTTGGGCACAATCACAACGTGACATTCCGATTTTCGGAACTACACATGCCGATCACTTGACTGCAGACATCCCGTGTGCGCCCCCAATGGCCGATTCACTTATCGAAGGGAATTATGAGCACAATACCGGAATCCAGATTTTGGATTGTTTCAAAGAAAAAAATCTTTCTTATGAAGAAGTAGAAATGATTCTGATAGGAAATCACGGGCCTTTTGCTTGGGGAAAAAATGCAGCTAAAGCTGTTTACAACAGTAAAGTCCTTGAAGTTGTAGCTGAAATGGCTTACCTGACTTTGCAAATAAACCCAACTGCCCCAAGATTGAAAGATTCTTTGATCAAAAAACATTACGAACGTAAACACGGAAAAGATTCGTATTACGGACAGTAA
- the araA gene encoding L-arabinose isomerase — MKIDISQKEIWFVVGSQELYGEETLKKVAEHSQIIAKGLDASSKIPVKLVYKDVVKSPAQITNVCLEANSNKNCIGIVAWMHTFSPAKMWIGGLSILNKPLCHLHTQFNAEIPWSSIDMDFMNLNQSAHGDREFGFIMSRLRKKRKVVVGHWEDERVQTKIGNWTRVALGWNELQNLKVARIGDNMREVAVTEGDKVEAQIRFGVSVNGYDSSDVTKHIEKVTDKQLNDLLAVYEASYNLTDDLKAGGAKRQSLADAAKIELGLRAFLEEGGFGAFTDTFENLGAWKQLPGIATQRLMADGYGFGGEGDWKTAAMVRALKVMNIGLEGGTSFMEDYTYHFTPQKSYVLGSHMLEICPSIADGKPNCEVHPLGIGGKEDPARLVFNSPAGDAINVSLVDMGTRFRLIVNEVTAVKPMADLPKLPVARVLWDCKPNLDVAATAWILAGGAHHTVYSQAVTTEFMEDFADIAGIELVVIDNNTTIRNFKDTLNANEAYFHIFQTRL; from the coding sequence ATGAAAATTGATATATCCCAAAAAGAAATTTGGTTTGTAGTAGGAAGCCAAGAGTTATACGGCGAAGAAACGCTAAAAAAAGTGGCTGAGCATTCACAAATCATCGCAAAAGGATTGGACGCCTCTTCTAAAATACCGGTAAAATTGGTATATAAAGATGTAGTAAAATCGCCTGCGCAAATCACAAATGTATGTTTGGAAGCTAATTCAAACAAAAACTGTATTGGTATCGTGGCTTGGATGCATACTTTCTCTCCAGCTAAAATGTGGATTGGTGGTTTAAGCATTTTAAACAAACCATTATGCCACTTGCATACACAATTTAATGCTGAAATTCCATGGAGTTCTATCGATATGGATTTTATGAACCTGAACCAATCGGCTCACGGAGACAGAGAATTTGGTTTCATCATGTCAAGATTGCGTAAAAAACGTAAAGTGGTTGTTGGACATTGGGAAGACGAGCGCGTTCAAACTAAAATTGGAAACTGGACAAGAGTTGCTCTAGGTTGGAATGAATTGCAAAACCTAAAAGTGGCACGTATCGGAGACAACATGCGTGAAGTTGCCGTTACTGAAGGTGATAAAGTAGAAGCTCAAATTCGTTTTGGAGTTTCTGTTAACGGATACGATTCTTCGGATGTGACTAAACACATAGAAAAAGTAACCGACAAACAATTGAACGATTTATTAGCCGTTTACGAAGCTTCTTATAATTTAACAGATGATTTAAAAGCAGGCGGAGCCAAAAGACAATCATTGGCGGATGCTGCAAAAATCGAATTAGGATTAAGAGCGTTCCTTGAAGAAGGAGGATTTGGAGCATTTACCGATACTTTCGAAAACTTAGGAGCCTGGAAACAATTACCAGGTATTGCTACACAACGTTTAATGGCTGATGGTTACGGTTTTGGTGGTGAAGGAGATTGGAAAACAGCTGCTATGGTTAGAGCGTTAAAAGTAATGAACATTGGACTTGAAGGAGGAACTTCTTTCATGGAAGATTATACTTATCACTTTACTCCTCAAAAATCATACGTTTTAGGATCGCACATGTTGGAAATCTGTCCTTCTATTGCAGACGGAAAACCAAATTGCGAAGTACATCCGTTAGGAATTGGTGGTAAAGAAGATCCGGCTCGTTTGGTATTCAATTCTCCTGCAGGAGATGCTATCAACGTGTCTTTGGTAGATATGGGAACTCGTTTCAGATTAATCGTAAACGAAGTAACAGCAGTAAAACCAATGGCTGATTTACCAAAACTTCCTGTAGCTCGCGTATTGTGGGATTGCAAACCAAACCTTGACGTAGCTGCTACAGCTTGGATTCTTGCAGGTGGTGCACACCATACTGTTTACAGCCAAGCGGTAACTACTGAATTCATGGAAGATTTTGCCGATATTGCCGGTATCGAATTGGTTGTAATTGACAACAATACAACTATCCGTAACTTTAAAGATACATTGAACGCTAATGAAGCGTACTTTCATATCTTTCAAACAAGATTGTAA
- a CDS encoding aldose epimerase family protein: MNLVKRCIYGISILSLASMNVQCKGEKKADGAETTLEANATDSVSIAKSVYGKTDKGVQIDQYTLKNHKGMEVNIITYGGIITSLKVPNKAGKSEEVVIGFNSLEQYQKANPYFGALIGRFGNRIAKGKFTLDGKQYSLAINNEPNALHGGPEGFHRVVWTAEEAKGGDVATLKLKYVAKDMEEGYPGNLTVFVTYTLNKDNALDVQYEATTDKKTVVNLTQHSYFNLSSDFTKPILDHEIMIDADKLVPVDATLIPTGQLTDVTNTPFDFRKPKLVGKEINANDEQIKRGLGYDHCWVLNNQGKGDRLVASAYYPANGRLLEVYTDQPGIQFYSGNFLDGTLPMRNGGTYAHRTGFCLETQHYPDSPNQKDFPTTVLSPGENYKTKTTFKFSVK, encoded by the coding sequence ATGAATCTAGTAAAACGTTGTATCTATGGAATTTCCATTTTAAGTTTAGCAAGTATGAATGTACAGTGTAAAGGAGAAAAAAAAGCAGACGGAGCAGAAACCACTCTGGAAGCTAACGCTACAGACTCAGTATCTATAGCAAAATCGGTATATGGTAAAACCGATAAAGGAGTACAAATAGACCAATACACCCTGAAAAACCACAAAGGTATGGAAGTAAATATCATCACTTACGGTGGTATTATCACTTCGCTAAAAGTACCAAACAAAGCGGGTAAATCAGAAGAAGTTGTAATTGGTTTTAATTCATTGGAACAATACCAAAAAGCAAATCCTTATTTCGGAGCCCTTATCGGAAGATTCGGAAACCGTATTGCCAAAGGTAAATTCACTTTGGACGGAAAGCAATATTCTTTGGCCATTAACAACGAGCCAAATGCTTTGCACGGAGGCCCTGAAGGTTTCCACAGAGTGGTTTGGACTGCTGAAGAAGCCAAAGGTGGCGATGTTGCTACCCTAAAACTAAAATATGTAGCCAAAGACATGGAAGAAGGTTATCCTGGAAACCTGACTGTTTTTGTTACTTACACGTTGAACAAAGACAATGCTTTGGACGTACAGTATGAAGCTACTACCGACAAGAAAACGGTGGTTAACTTGACTCAACATTCGTATTTCAACTTGTCATCTGATTTCACTAAACCAATCTTAGACCACGAAATCATGATTGATGCCGACAAATTGGTTCCTGTGGACGCTACGCTTATTCCAACAGGTCAATTGACGGATGTAACCAATACCCCATTTGATTTCAGAAAACCAAAATTGGTTGGAAAGGAAATCAATGCTAATGACGAGCAAATAAAAAGAGGATTGGGTTATGACCACTGCTGGGTCTTGAACAACCAAGGTAAAGGAGATCGTTTAGTTGCCTCTGCTTACTACCCTGCAAACGGTAGATTATTGGAAGTTTACACGGACCAACCTGGAATCCAATTCTACTCCGGTAACTTCCTTGATGGAACTTTGCCTATGAGAAACGGAGGAACTTATGCTCACAGAACCGGATTTTGCCTGGAAACACAACATTATCCAGATTCACCAAATCAAAAAGATTTCCCAACGACTGTCTTGAGTCCGGGAGAAAACTATAAAACAAAAACAACTTTCAAATTTTCGGTTAAATAA
- a CDS encoding OsmC family protein has product MKHLFKAQLNWTSKNKQEGTTKFYSKSHQIQIEGKPVLDVSAAKAFKGDPSLYNPEDLLLSSLVSCHMMSYLYVCSQNGIEVLNYSDNAEATLEVNPDGSGRFTEVTLNPKVTITDSDKIQLALELHQKANQLCFIANSCNFPVFHNASCEVSNI; this is encoded by the coding sequence ATGAAACATCTATTCAAAGCGCAGCTAAATTGGACTTCAAAGAATAAACAAGAAGGAACTACAAAATTTTATAGCAAAAGCCATCAAATTCAGATTGAAGGCAAACCAGTTTTAGATGTTTCTGCAGCAAAAGCTTTCAAAGGCGATCCCTCTTTATACAATCCCGAAGATTTGCTTTTAAGTAGTTTGGTTTCCTGTCACATGATGTCGTATTTATACGTCTGTTCCCAAAACGGAATAGAAGTCCTGAATTATTCCGACAATGCCGAAGCTACACTTGAAGTAAATCCTGATGGAAGCGGCCGTTTTACAGAAGTTACATTAAACCCGAAAGTAACAATTACCGATTCAGATAAAATCCAATTGGCCTTAGAACTGCATCAAAAAGCAAATCAATTGTGCTTTATTGCCAATTCCTGCAATTTTCCGGTTTTTCATAATGCGAGTTGTGAGGTTTCAAACATATAA
- a CDS encoding T9SS sorting signal type C domain-containing protein, with protein sequence MKKILLLINVLFFVSQMTFGKEVGSDSFAITKGNEVSFKDVSVVRNTFSNKIAKNKINAVTERNRVWLNFTNTGGAFKQILVGYVTGATNGWDNLYDGVSMDSNPYVDFYSINSDKYLTIQGRALPFVNTDVVPLGYKTVIAGTFEISIDHVDGVLVNQDIFLEDKTTGVFHNLKKGSYSFSTSTGRFNDRFVLVYIDNTVVATPPANVDPVVTDPVVIVPPVTQTPVASDPVVTAPTPIVSPPVVTDPVVTAPTPVVTEPVVVVVDPVVTPPAVTDPVVTAPTPVVSDPVVVVADPVVSPPAVTDPVVTAPTPVVTEPVVVVVDPVVTPPAVTDPVVPAPTPVVSDPVVVVVDPVVTPPAVTDPVVPAPTPVVSDPVVVVVDPVVTPPAVTDPVVPAPTPVVSDPVVVVTTPIVSPPAVTNPNGSNSVVTDPNNNSNGLVTTNKNRNKAIISINNDQIKVNTIEQTIDMVSVYDLKGKLLYEMPNVNSSELIIQNLNSTNQVLLIKTQLKSGKLLVSKTIF encoded by the coding sequence ATGAAAAAAATTCTACTTTTAATTAATGTTCTCTTTTTTGTTTCGCAAATGACATTTGGAAAAGAGGTTGGTAGTGATTCTTTTGCTATTACAAAAGGCAATGAAGTTTCATTTAAAGATGTATCAGTTGTTAGGAATACTTTTTCCAACAAAATTGCAAAGAACAAAATAAATGCGGTAACAGAAAGAAATCGTGTTTGGTTGAATTTTACAAATACAGGAGGTGCTTTTAAACAAATATTAGTTGGCTATGTTACTGGCGCTACCAATGGATGGGATAATTTATATGATGGAGTGAGTATGGATTCTAATCCTTATGTTGATTTTTATAGTATTAATAGCGATAAATATTTGACAATTCAAGGGCGTGCTCTTCCGTTTGTAAATACTGATGTAGTGCCGTTGGGCTATAAAACGGTGATAGCGGGTACTTTTGAGATAAGTATTGATCATGTAGATGGTGTTTTAGTTAATCAGGATATATTCCTTGAAGATAAAACTACAGGAGTATTTCATAATTTAAAAAAGGGTTCATATAGTTTTTCAACTTCTACGGGAAGGTTTAATGATCGTTTTGTATTGGTTTATATTGACAATACAGTTGTTGCTACGCCTCCTGCAAATGTAGATCCAGTTGTGACTGATCCAGTTGTGATTGTTCCTCCAGTAACCCAAACTCCAGTTGCAAGCGATCCAGTTGTGACAGCGCCGACTCCTATAGTGTCTCCGCCAGTAGTAACTGATCCAGTTGTGACTGCACCAACTCCGGTTGTAACAGAACCTGTTGTAGTTGTAGTTGACCCAGTTGTCACTCCCCCAGCAGTAACTGATCCAGTTGTGACTGCACCAACTCCAGTTGTTTCAGATCCAGTTGTAGTTGTAGCTGACCCAGTTGTGTCTCCGCCAGCAGTAACTGATCCAGTTGTGACTGCACCAACTCCGGTTGTAACAGAACCAGTTGTAGTTGTAGTTGACCCAGTTGTCACTCCACCAGCTGTAACTGATCCAGTTGTGCCAGCACCGACTCCAGTTGTTTCAGATCCGGTTGTAGTTGTAGTTGACCCAGTTGTCACTCCACCAGCTGTAACTGATCCAGTTGTGCCAGCACCGACTCCAGTTGTTTCAGATCCGGTTGTAGTTGTAGTTGACCCAGTTGTCACTCCACCAGCTGTAACTGATCCAGTTGTGCCAGCACCGACTCCAGTTGTTTCAGATCCGGTTGTAGTTGTAACAACTCCAATCGTTTCTCCACCTGCGGTAACTAATCCAAACGGATCCAATTCTGTTGTCACTGATCCAAATAACAATTCTAACGGTCTTGTTACTACTAATAAAAACAGAAATAAGGCAATCATATCCATTAATAATGATCAAATAAAAGTGAATACTATTGAGCAAACAATTGATATGGTATCGGTTTATGATTTAAAAGGAAAACTTCTTTATGAAATGCCAAATGTAAATAGTTCTGAACTGATTATTCAAAACCTGAATTCAACGAACCAAGTTTTATTAATCAAAACTCAATTAAAAAGCGGAAAATTATTAGTCAGTAAAACAATATTTTAA
- a CDS encoding ribose-phosphate pyrophosphokinase, producing MSHLEPEAKIFACSKSEYLAEKIAKEYGIPLGKMTMSTYSDGEFQPSFEESIRGLRVFIVCSTFPSADNLMELLLMIDAAKRASARHITAVIPYFGWARQDRKDKPRVPIGAKLVANLLDAAGATRIMTMDLHADQIQGFFEKPVDHLFASTIFLPYVESLGLSDLTIASPDMGGSKRAYAYSKFLDSEVVICYKQRKAANIIETMELIGEVKGRNVILVDDMIDTGGTLAKAADLMIEKGALSVRAICTHAILSGSAYEKIEDSKLSELIVTDSIPLKKQSNKIKVVSCAPLFAEVMYMVHHNNSISGKFLM from the coding sequence ATGTCACACCTAGAACCGGAAGCTAAAATTTTTGCTTGTTCAAAAAGTGAATATCTTGCAGAGAAAATTGCAAAAGAGTACGGAATCCCTTTGGGAAAAATGACAATGTCAACTTATAGTGATGGAGAATTCCAACCATCATTTGAAGAATCCATCAGAGGATTGCGTGTATTTATAGTTTGCTCCACTTTTCCATCTGCCGACAATTTAATGGAATTATTATTGATGATTGACGCTGCAAAACGCGCATCAGCAAGACATATTACAGCTGTTATCCCATACTTCGGTTGGGCAAGACAAGACAGAAAAGACAAACCAAGAGTACCGATTGGAGCCAAATTGGTAGCCAATTTACTTGACGCAGCCGGGGCAACCCGAATCATGACTATGGATTTGCATGCCGATCAAATACAAGGGTTCTTTGAAAAACCGGTAGATCACCTTTTTGCTTCCACTATCTTTTTACCGTACGTGGAAAGTTTAGGCCTTAGCGATTTAACAATTGCTTCGCCAGACATGGGAGGTTCAAAAAGAGCTTACGCCTATTCTAAATTCTTGGATTCGGAAGTGGTTATCTGCTACAAACAAAGAAAAGCGGCCAACATTATCGAAACTATGGAGCTTATCGGAGAAGTAAAAGGAAGAAACGTAATCCTTGTGGACGATATGATCGATACAGGAGGAACCTTGGCGAAAGCCGCCGATTTAATGATCGAAAAAGGAGCTTTGAGTGTAAGAGCTATTTGTACTCACGCTATTTTATCAGGCTCAGCTTACGAGAAAATAGAAGATTCAAAATTATCAGAATTAATCGTAACCGATTCTATTCCGTTAAAGAAACAATCAAACAAAATAAAAGTAGTGAGTTGTGCACCACTTTTTGCAGAAGTAATGTACATGGTACACCACAACAATTCCATTAGCGGAAAGTTTTTAATGTAA
- a CDS encoding 50S ribosomal protein L25/general stress protein Ctc: MKSITIKGSERESVGKVATKALRNAGAVPCVLYGGNQAVHFSADAAAFKNLVYTPNAHTVVIELGNGKSFNAVLQDIQVHPVSDKILHIDFFQIHDDKEITIEVPVKIIGNSKGVMAGGDLRMNNRKLKVKALPANLPDYVEADITPLDMGNKLYVTKVPTPNFKIMHPDNTVICQVKISRAAMKAAQEAAKAAKAPAKKKK, translated from the coding sequence ATGAAATCGATTACAATTAAAGGATCAGAAAGAGAAAGCGTGGGCAAAGTAGCTACTAAAGCCTTACGTAATGCTGGAGCGGTTCCTTGCGTGTTATACGGAGGAAATCAAGCAGTACACTTCTCAGCAGACGCTGCAGCGTTCAAAAACTTGGTTTACACTCCAAACGCACACACAGTTGTGATTGAGCTTGGAAACGGTAAATCATTCAATGCCGTTTTACAAGATATCCAAGTTCACCCGGTATCTGACAAAATTTTACACATTGACTTCTTCCAAATCCATGATGACAAAGAAATCACTATTGAAGTTCCTGTGAAAATCATTGGTAACTCAAAAGGAGTTATGGCTGGAGGGGATTTACGTATGAACAACCGTAAATTGAAAGTTAAAGCTTTACCAGCAAATCTTCCGGATTACGTTGAGGCTGACATCACTCCTCTTGACATGGGTAACAAATTATATGTTACTAAAGTGCCAACTCCAAACTTCAAAATCATGCACCCAGACAACACTGTGATTTGTCAAGTGAAGATTTCTCGTGCGGCGATGAAAGCAGCTCAAGAAGCAGCAAAAGCAGCAAAAGCTCCTGCAAAAAAGAAAAAATAA